One region of Bacillales bacterium genomic DNA includes:
- a CDS encoding CotS family spore coat protein codes for MTKRYPKLKTVGPFHIYGEVKSIDLSKANEEVLNRYSQETAGTNATLNGDEGKSDEQPELTPEMREQLEVLGNEIIKQWSLPVERIELIQGGQMALVWKVMTNEGPFCLKRINRPEKKALFSIHAQHFLAGKGANVPRIIKTKDDELYAKHGPFLFVVYEWIEGRPFDLNVNEEMEWMMKGLAHYHLDSEGYHPPEGVPAASKLGQWPRHYMKRIQQMKAWKLIAEQQPDDPFSIKYMETADDAVASGRSVLSQLQNSHYHDWVAEKRKAPTLCHQDYGTGNTLLRNGEVWVIDLDTTAYDLPVRDLRKLIIPMMTDDGGWRDDLFDLMLNAYESVHPLTDEQKRVMYIDMMFPYELYDVIRDKYSLKNDAALTELEEAFAFEALKEEKLKRKLTELS; via the coding sequence ATGACGAAAAGATATCCAAAGCTGAAAACCGTCGGTCCCTTTCACATTTATGGTGAAGTGAAATCGATCGATTTGAGCAAAGCGAATGAGGAAGTACTGAATCGATATTCGCAAGAAACGGCGGGAACGAACGCGACGTTGAATGGGGACGAAGGGAAATCCGATGAACAACCGGAATTGACGCCGGAGATGCGAGAGCAGCTCGAGGTACTCGGCAATGAAATCATTAAGCAATGGAGTCTTCCGGTCGAACGAATCGAACTCATTCAAGGCGGACAAATGGCGCTCGTTTGGAAGGTGATGACGAACGAAGGCCCGTTTTGTTTGAAGCGGATCAACCGCCCGGAGAAGAAAGCGTTGTTTTCCATTCACGCGCAGCATTTTCTTGCCGGGAAAGGAGCGAACGTGCCGCGAATCATCAAAACAAAAGATGACGAGCTGTACGCGAAGCACGGACCGTTTCTGTTTGTCGTTTATGAATGGATTGAAGGGCGTCCGTTTGATCTGAACGTGAACGAAGAAATGGAATGGATGATGAAAGGATTGGCACACTATCATCTTGATTCCGAAGGGTACCATCCGCCGGAAGGCGTACCTGCGGCGTCGAAACTCGGACAGTGGCCGCGGCATTACATGAAACGAATCCAGCAAATGAAAGCGTGGAAGCTGATTGCCGAACAGCAGCCGGATGATCCGTTTTCAATAAAATACATGGAGACGGCCGACGATGCGGTTGCCTCCGGACGGTCGGTCCTTTCGCAGCTGCAAAATTCCCACTATCATGATTGGGTGGCTGAAAAAAGGAAAGCACCGACGCTCTGTCATCAAGATTACGGGACCGGCAACACTCTTCTTCGGAATGGTGAAGTATGGGTCATTGACCTCGACACAACGGCTTACGATTTGCCGGTTCGGGATTTGCGAAAACTTATCATCCCGATGATGACTGACGACGGCGGATGGCGGGACGATCTGTTCGATTTGATGCTCAACGCGTACGAAAGTGTCCATCCGCTGACGGATGAACAAAAGCGAGTGATGTACATCGACATGATGTTTCCGTATGAGCTCTATGACGTGATTCGTGACAAATATTCGTTAAAAAATGACGCCGCACTCACGGAGCTGGAAGAAGCCTTTGCCTTCGAGGCATTGAAAGAGGAAAAATTGAAGCGCAAGCTCACTGAGCTTTCCTGA
- a CDS encoding hydrolase, translating into MEQRPYYIKIETGEIHSDPTISEWEFQIEATEDDVEQLRRLMEKIDNDSFHTFWRAHVPYPYHQDEENHQYEDTLARIYRMIYDHGDEKAKAFIESIGILK; encoded by the coding sequence ATGGAACAAAGACCGTATTATATAAAAATTGAAACCGGTGAAATTCACAGCGATCCGACGATTTCTGAGTGGGAATTTCAAATTGAGGCGACCGAGGATGATGTCGAACAACTGCGGCGCTTAATGGAGAAAATCGACAACGACTCGTTTCACACCTTTTGGCGTGCGCATGTGCCGTATCCTTACCACCAAGACGAGGAAAACCATCAGTACGAGGATACGCTGGCAAGAATTTACCGGATGATATACGATCACGGGGACGAAAAAGCGAAAGCATTTATCGAATCGATCGGTATTTTAAAATAA
- the fabI gene encoding enoyl-ACP reductase FabI, with protein sequence MQLSLEGRTYVVMGVANKRSIAWGISQALSNAGARLIFTYAGERFEKNVKSLADELDRDDSLFYSCDVTSDEDIDRTFSEIKEEVGKVDGLAHCIAFAKTDELKGEYMNTTRDGYLLAQNISSYSLTAVAKAIHEKELFSEHASIVTMTYLGGERVVKNYNVMGVAKAALDASVKYLANDLGKYGVRVNAISAGPIRTLSAKGIGDFNSVLKKIEEESPLRRTISQEDVGHTALFLMSDLSSGITGEIIHVDAGFNILGL encoded by the coding sequence ATGCAATTATCCTTGGAAGGCAGAACCTATGTCGTCATGGGTGTAGCGAACAAAAGAAGCATCGCCTGGGGCATCTCGCAAGCGTTGAGCAACGCAGGCGCGCGTTTGATTTTCACTTATGCAGGTGAACGTTTTGAGAAAAATGTAAAGTCGCTGGCGGACGAACTTGACCGGGACGATTCGCTGTTTTATTCGTGCGATGTCACAAGCGATGAAGACATTGACCGCACGTTTTCCGAAATTAAGGAAGAAGTCGGCAAGGTCGACGGACTCGCCCACTGCATCGCTTTTGCGAAAACCGACGAGTTGAAAGGTGAGTACATGAACACGACCCGCGACGGCTATTTGCTGGCGCAAAACATTAGCAGCTATTCGTTGACAGCCGTGGCGAAAGCGATTCATGAAAAAGAGTTGTTCAGTGAGCATGCGAGCATCGTAACGATGACGTATCTCGGCGGCGAGCGCGTTGTGAAGAATTATAATGTGATGGGCGTGGCGAAAGCTGCATTGGATGCGAGCGTTAAGTATTTGGCCAATGATCTCGGCAAATACGGGGTTCGCGTGAATGCGATTTCGGCAGGGCCGATTCGGACATTGTCGGCGAAAGGGATTGGCGACTTCAATTCGGTTTTGAAAAAAATCGAAGAAGAATCGCCGTTGAGAAGAACGATTTCTCAAGAGGACGTCGGCCATACAGCGTTGTTTTTGATGAGCGATTTGTCTTCGGGCATTACCGGCGAAATCATTCACGTTGATGCCGGGTTCAACATTCTCGGTTTGTAA
- a CDS encoding monovalent cation:proton antiporter family protein encodes MEHTQASFVSLLVVVIAAFLTPILLNRMRLRFIPVVVGEIIAGLIIGKTGFDLVEKDVWIQTLSTLGFIYLLFLSGVEIDFSVFANKRNKDRSSETRAPNGLVVAAIIFVLMILVSFLLSLLFVSIGLIDNVYLMTLIIATISLGIVVPTIKDMGIVKTGIGQLILLITVLGDLMTMILLAVFVSFFSAKSGETWFLLILFAAGVLLYFIGKYFRHQSFLETMTKGTIHLDTRAVFALIIVLVALSNSLGVEIILGSFLAGALVSLLSPNPAMVQRLDSFGYGFLIPIFFVMVGVKLDLWSLFSSDKVLLLMPMLLVAFFAAKILPALILKKWYGWKTAYSIGFLVAAKLTLVIAAVRVGQDLKIVSNDLASAVILVAVISCIIGPIVFKKLFPESEIMPKKTKVVFIGANPVTLPLTLELDNDHFDTTVYHCRKDQWSGARNGESSFTIQELPSYDPDALEQAGAFDADIFVASTNNDANNTLMAERAKELVAGRVIARVESTELSGTLRNQGIEVFSSLFSTKAILKAMVESPSVVEILTTKENGLYQIEMNNHDYAGTKLREFPYMGDTIIVRIFRDNNSIVPHGDTSFEMGDRLIVSGSKIHVDQLQELLA; translated from the coding sequence ATGGAACATACACAGGCGTCGTTCGTGTCACTTCTAGTCGTCGTCATCGCGGCGTTTCTCACGCCGATTTTACTGAATCGAATGCGGCTGCGATTCATCCCGGTCGTCGTCGGAGAAATCATCGCCGGGTTAATTATAGGGAAAACGGGGTTCGATCTCGTCGAAAAAGACGTGTGGATTCAAACGTTGTCGACGCTCGGTTTCATTTATTTGCTATTTCTCAGCGGCGTGGAAATTGATTTTTCCGTGTTCGCCAACAAACGAAACAAAGACCGGTCTTCTGAGACGCGAGCCCCTAACGGTCTCGTTGTTGCGGCCATCATTTTCGTTCTTATGATTCTCGTTTCTTTCTTGCTCTCCTTGTTGTTCGTTTCGATTGGCTTGATCGACAACGTTTACTTAATGACACTTATTATCGCGACGATCTCCCTCGGAATCGTTGTTCCGACGATTAAAGACATGGGTATCGTCAAAACGGGCATCGGCCAGCTCATCTTGTTGATTACGGTCCTCGGCGATTTAATGACGATGATCCTGCTTGCCGTGTTTGTCTCGTTTTTCTCTGCGAAAAGCGGGGAAACGTGGTTTTTGCTCATTTTGTTCGCCGCCGGGGTCCTGCTTTATTTTATCGGAAAATATTTTCGACACCAGTCTTTCTTGGAGACGATGACCAAAGGAACGATTCATCTTGATACGAGAGCGGTATTCGCCTTGATTATCGTGTTGGTCGCGCTGTCTAATTCGCTCGGCGTGGAGATTATTCTCGGGTCGTTTTTGGCCGGTGCACTCGTCTCGCTGTTGTCTCCAAACCCGGCGATGGTCCAGCGGCTCGACTCGTTCGGCTATGGATTTTTGATTCCGATTTTTTTCGTGATGGTCGGGGTGAAACTCGATTTATGGTCACTGTTTTCCAGCGACAAGGTGCTTCTTTTGATGCCCATGCTGTTAGTCGCCTTTTTCGCCGCAAAAATTTTGCCGGCCTTGATTTTGAAAAAATGGTACGGTTGGAAAACCGCATACAGCATCGGCTTTCTGGTCGCCGCAAAACTGACGCTCGTGATTGCTGCGGTAAGGGTTGGACAAGATTTGAAAATCGTCAGCAATGATCTTGCTTCGGCTGTCATTCTCGTCGCCGTGATCAGTTGCATCATTGGTCCGATCGTGTTCAAGAAGTTGTTTCCCGAATCCGAAATCATGCCGAAAAAAACAAAAGTCGTGTTCATCGGCGCGAATCCTGTCACTTTGCCGTTAACGCTGGAACTCGACAACGACCATTTCGATACGACGGTTTATCATTGCCGTAAAGATCAATGGAGCGGCGCGAGAAACGGCGAGTCGTCGTTCACGATTCAGGAACTTCCGTCCTACGATCCCGACGCTTTGGAGCAAGCGGGTGCGTTTGATGCCGATATTTTTGTCGCATCGACAAACAACGACGCGAACAATACGCTCATGGCCGAGCGAGCGAAAGAACTCGTCGCCGGCAGGGTCATCGCGAGAGTCGAATCGACGGAGCTGAGCGGTACGTTGCGGAATCAAGGCATCGAGGTATTTTCATCATTGTTTTCGACGAAAGCGATTTTGAAGGCGATGGTCGAATCGCCGAGCGTCGTCGAAATCTTGACGACAAAAGAAAACGGATTGTACCAAATCGAAATGAACAATCATGATTATGCGGGCACAAAGCTGCGGGAATTCCCGTACATGGGGGATACGATTATCGTCAGGATTTTTCGGGACAACAATTCGATTGTTCCGCACGGCGACACGTCTTTCGAAATGGGAGACCGCCTCATTGTGTCCGGCTCGAAAATTCATGTCGATCAATTGCAGGAACTGCTCGCTTGA
- the mgtE gene encoding magnesium transporter has product MNNGRDRNEELYRRLDEVVEADNIDTFRELFGELHSYEQAKYVFSLEREKRLRLYTYLSPEEMADLFDNVEDEDRENYISEMEPRYAADMLADMYADDAVDVLNDLEADQVASYLTLMEDDSSKEIRELLHYQEETAGSIMTTEFVAIRDYQTVAEAMRILKKEAPDAETIYYVFVVDEEKRLKGVISLRDLIIADDGTRIKDIMNERVVSISVGADQEEAAQIMRDYDFLALPVVDFQNHLLGIITVDDIVDVIDEEAEEDYSKFAGIADVEFNRNPFITAKKRLPWLIILLFLGMVTATLISQFQSTLNQVAVLAAFIPVISGTSGNSGTQALAVVVRGIATGDFNDLSRVKLFMQEVGTGLIIGSVCGLVLSLIVAVIEGQWLLGVIVGFSLMCSLFVATIAGAFVPLLMHKLKVDPAVASGPFISTISDLISMLIYFSIATFFMSYLT; this is encoded by the coding sequence ATGAATAACGGACGCGATCGAAACGAAGAGCTTTACCGCCGGCTTGATGAAGTCGTCGAAGCCGACAACATCGACACGTTTCGCGAACTTTTCGGGGAACTGCATTCGTATGAGCAGGCGAAGTACGTTTTTTCACTTGAACGAGAGAAGCGATTGCGGCTCTACACGTACTTGTCTCCGGAGGAAATGGCGGATTTGTTCGACAACGTCGAGGATGAGGATCGCGAAAACTACATTTCCGAAATGGAACCGAGGTATGCGGCCGACATGCTGGCCGATATGTATGCGGACGACGCGGTAGACGTGTTGAATGATTTGGAAGCGGATCAAGTGGCCAGTTATTTAACGTTGATGGAAGACGATTCGTCGAAAGAAATTCGCGAATTGCTTCATTATCAGGAAGAAACTGCCGGAAGCATCATGACGACGGAGTTCGTCGCGATCCGCGATTATCAAACGGTGGCCGAAGCGATGCGGATTTTGAAAAAAGAAGCCCCCGACGCGGAGACGATTTATTACGTGTTCGTCGTTGATGAAGAGAAACGTTTGAAAGGCGTCATTTCGCTGCGCGACTTAATCATTGCCGATGATGGGACACGAATTAAAGACATCATGAACGAACGGGTAGTTTCAATCTCCGTCGGGGCGGACCAAGAGGAAGCTGCGCAAATTATGCGCGACTACGATTTTCTTGCCTTGCCGGTCGTTGATTTTCAAAATCATTTGCTTGGGATCATTACTGTCGATGACATCGTGGACGTTATTGATGAAGAAGCGGAAGAAGATTATTCGAAGTTCGCCGGCATTGCGGATGTCGAATTCAACCGCAATCCGTTTATTACCGCGAAAAAGCGGCTGCCCTGGTTAATCATCTTGCTGTTTCTCGGCATGGTGACCGCAACACTCATCAGCCAATTTCAATCGACCTTGAATCAAGTGGCCGTTTTGGCGGCGTTCATTCCCGTTATTTCCGGTACATCGGGAAACAGCGGTACCCAGGCGCTCGCCGTCGTCGTTCGCGGGATCGCAACGGGGGATTTTAATGATTTGAGCCGGGTGAAGTTGTTTATGCAAGAGGTTGGAACCGGGCTCATCATCGGAAGTGTTTGCGGACTTGTTTTATCATTAATTGTCGCTGTGATCGAAGGACAATGGCTGCTAGGGGTGATCGTCGGATTTTCGTTGATGTGTTCGTTGTTTGTCGCTACGATTGCCGGCGCATTTGTGCCGCTTCTGATGCATAAACTCAAGGTGGATCCCGCGGTCGCTTCCGGTCCGTTCATTTCGACGATCAGCGATCTGATCAGCATGCTCATCTATTTCAGCATTGCGACGTTCTTTATGAGCTATTTAACATAG
- a CDS encoding FtsW/RodA/SpoVE family cell cycle protein, producing MDKDNNSTLQQLDYTLLFIIFLLLCVSLISIYLATGSGHLVLMQFIWYMIGGIAITGIMLVDFDRFRHIAWYLYGFGILLLIPLFLASKGLLPSCEQGCFIVTENGATSWYYVPGAGTVQPSEFFKIFLIVALGHLTVSHHEKHPEKTLRDDLKLLGKIIGVSAVPLGLVALQPDLGTASVLASIMGSLLVISGIRWRILSAAFLIGVLFIAVNILLYIYFPEHALLKDYQMDRINAWLHPENYSGGDAYQLKQSLQAIGTGQLYGTWPNETGVFVPVAYADFIFSIIAEKFGFLGASVVISLFFLLIYRMILTALEIHDRFGSYLCAGVIGMITFQVFQNIGMTIQVLPITGLPLPFISYGGSSLLTCMIAVGIVLNVRSRKRTYMFE from the coding sequence ATGGACAAAGACAATAATTCTACCCTGCAACAACTAGACTATACCTTATTATTTATTATCTTTCTATTGTTATGTGTAAGTCTCATCTCTATCTATTTGGCCACTGGATCGGGCCATTTAGTTTTGATGCAGTTCATCTGGTACATGATCGGCGGCATTGCGATCACCGGAATCATGTTGGTCGACTTTGACCGCTTTCGCCATATCGCTTGGTATTTATACGGTTTCGGCATTTTGCTGCTGATTCCGTTGTTTTTGGCTTCCAAAGGACTCTTGCCAAGTTGTGAACAAGGGTGTTTCATCGTTACCGAAAACGGGGCCACAAGCTGGTATTATGTTCCCGGCGCAGGAACGGTTCAACCATCCGAGTTTTTCAAAATCTTTCTCATCGTTGCTTTAGGGCATTTAACGGTTTCTCATCATGAAAAACATCCGGAAAAAACGTTGCGCGACGATCTTAAGCTGCTCGGCAAAATTATCGGCGTTTCTGCCGTGCCGCTCGGGTTAGTTGCCTTGCAACCCGACCTTGGAACAGCATCCGTACTGGCTTCGATCATGGGCAGCTTGCTTGTCATTTCCGGCATTCGATGGCGCATTTTATCGGCGGCGTTTTTGATCGGGGTTTTGTTTATCGCGGTAAACATCTTGTTGTACATTTATTTCCCGGAACATGCTTTGTTGAAAGACTACCAGATGGACCGAATTAATGCATGGCTGCATCCGGAAAACTATTCCGGAGGGGATGCCTATCAACTAAAGCAATCGCTGCAGGCGATCGGAACCGGGCAATTGTACGGTACTTGGCCGAATGAAACAGGGGTTTTCGTCCCAGTTGCCTATGCAGACTTTATCTTTTCGATCATCGCAGAAAAATTCGGCTTTCTAGGTGCGAGCGTCGTAATTTCGCTATTCTTCTTGCTGATTTACAGGATGATTCTCACTGCACTCGAAATCCACGACCGATTTGGCAGTTACTTGTGTGCAGGCGTAATCGGCATGATTACCTTTCAAGTGTTTCAAAACATCGGCATGACCATCCAAGTATTGCCGATCACTGGTCTTCCATTGCCATTTATCAGCTACGGCGGAAGTTCGCTTTTAACGTGTATGATTGCCGTCGGAATTGTGTTGAATGTGCGGTCGCGAAAACGAACATACATGTTTGAATAA
- a CDS encoding NAD kinase — MKFAIQEKGDRTSHELGKKIARELKEFDLVYDEQEPDVVISVGGDGTLLHAFHRYKNRLADTAFVGVHTGHLGFYADWMPEEVDKLVIHLAKTPFQIVDYPLLEVTVRYIDGAEENRYLAMNECTVKATEGSLEMEVEIKGEPFETFRGDGLCLSTPSGSTAYNKALGGAIIHPSLASIQLAEMASINNRVFRTIGSPLVLPQHHTCLLKPVNDVNFNITIDHLFLLHEKVKSIQCRVAREKVRFARFRPFPFWKRVKESFITD; from the coding sequence ATGAAATTCGCGATTCAAGAAAAAGGCGATCGTACGTCGCACGAGCTAGGAAAAAAAATTGCGCGCGAACTGAAAGAATTTGATCTTGTCTATGACGAGCAAGAACCGGACGTGGTCATTTCGGTTGGCGGAGATGGAACACTCCTTCACGCTTTCCATCGTTATAAAAATCGTCTTGCGGATACAGCATTTGTCGGCGTGCATACCGGGCATCTCGGATTTTACGCCGATTGGATGCCGGAAGAAGTGGACAAACTCGTCATTCATTTAGCGAAGACGCCGTTTCAAATCGTCGACTATCCGTTGCTTGAAGTCACCGTTCGATACATTGACGGAGCAGAGGAGAATCGATATTTGGCGATGAATGAATGTACGGTGAAAGCGACAGAGGGCTCGTTGGAAATGGAAGTGGAAATTAAAGGGGAACCTTTCGAAACGTTCCGCGGTGATGGCCTCTGTTTGTCGACTCCGTCGGGGAGTACCGCATACAATAAAGCACTCGGAGGTGCGATCATCCATCCGTCACTGGCTTCAATCCAGTTGGCGGAAATGGCATCGATCAACAACCGCGTGTTTCGTACGATCGGTTCCCCCCTCGTGCTGCCGCAGCATCATACGTGTTTGTTAAAACCGGTCAACGACGTGAATTTCAACATTACGATCGATCATTTGTTTTTGCTGCATGAAAAGGTGAAATCCATTCAATGCCGTGTGGCACGCGAGAAAGTCCGCTTTGCCCGTTTCCGGCCGTTTCCGTTTTGGAAACGCGTGAAAGAGTCGTTCATTACGGATTAG
- a CDS encoding GTP pyrophosphokinase family protein: MDWDYLLAPYKQAVDELKIKWKAVRDQYAYTNEHSPIEFVTARVKPVASILDKAKRKGIAIDEIEKEMQDIAGIRIMCQFVDDISVVIELIRNRTDFTVVEEKDYVARKKDSGYRSYHFVVRYPVQTISGVKHILVEIQVRTLAMNFWATIEHSLNYKYSGQIPEQIQLRLQRAAEAAFRLDEEMSKIRDEVREPQVTFEQKKDQRHDSSRRRFP, encoded by the coding sequence ATGGACTGGGATTATTTATTGGCCCCGTATAAACAAGCGGTTGATGAATTGAAAATCAAGTGGAAAGCGGTTCGCGATCAATATGCGTACACAAATGAACATTCACCGATCGAATTCGTCACGGCGAGGGTAAAGCCTGTCGCCAGCATTCTTGACAAGGCAAAACGGAAAGGTATCGCGATCGACGAGATCGAGAAAGAAATGCAGGATATTGCTGGCATTCGCATTATGTGTCAATTCGTCGACGATATTTCCGTTGTGATCGAGTTAATTCGCAACCGGACCGACTTTACCGTGGTAGAAGAAAAAGATTATGTCGCTCGCAAGAAAGACAGCGGATATCGCTCTTATCATTTCGTCGTTCGTTATCCCGTGCAAACGATCAGCGGTGTTAAACACATTCTTGTGGAAATTCAAGTGCGAACATTGGCGATGAATTTCTGGGCGACGATCGAGCATTCATTAAATTACAAATACTCGGGACAAATTCCTGAACAAATCCAACTGAGGTTGCAACGGGCCGCGGAAGCGGCTTTTCGATTGGACGAAGAAATGTCGAAAATCAGGGATGAAGTGAGAGAGCCGCAAGTTACATTCGAACAAAAAAAAGACCAAAGACATGACAGCAGCAGAAGGAGATTCCCATGA